A single genomic interval of Spinacia oleracea cultivar Varoflay chromosome 6, BTI_SOV_V1, whole genome shotgun sequence harbors:
- the LOC110791317 gene encoding bidirectional sugar transporter SWEET9, whose translation MAFTVIHLHQLTIIFGILGNIVSFGVFLAPLPTFWRIFKKKSTLGFQSIPYSVALFSSMLLLYYAFLKETNGTMILTINTIGCAIEGAYLIVYLIYATKESRVYTAKLLGLFNVGFFGVIVLTTMLFVRGTDKHSMFSKGGMRVDVVGWICGIFSVCVFAAPLSVMRMVIKTKSVEFMPFGLSVSLTLCAIIWFFYGFLIKDFYIALPNILGFAFGIVQMILYVIYNHLSKKRQNSNKIGDDLMIKKADIIQLQELAININLGKIEPQNKPAEVIEIILEEMVDVNNNDNEDSNNIVNEVDKKAANGEVPRGDNAC comes from the exons ATGGCATTCACAGTTATTCACCTCCATCAATTAACCATCATttttggtatacttggaaacaTTGTCTCCTTTGGTGTGTTCTTGGCTCCATT GCCAACATTTTGGAGGATATTCAAGAAGAAATCAACACTAGGGTTTCAATCCATACCTTATTCGGTTGCACTATTTAGTTCAATGCTATTATTGTACTATGCCTTCTTGAAGGAAACCAATGGAACAATGATACTTACTATCAACACCATTGGTTGCGCAATCGAAGGAGCATATCTCATAGTGTACCTCATCTATGCTACTAAAGAATCCAGGGTTTACACAGCCAAGTTGTTGGGGTTGTTCAATGTAGGGTTTTTCGGAGTTATAGTACTTACAACCATGTTGTTCGTTCGAGGTACGGATAAGCACTCTATGTTTTCGAAAGGCGGTATGCGAGTAGATGTTGTTGGATGGATTTGTGGGATCTTTTCGGTTTGTGTCTTTGCTGCTCCTCTTAGCGTCATG AGAATGGTAATAAAAACAAAGAGTGTAGAATTCATGCCGTTTGGATTATCAGTCTCGCTGACTCTTTGTGCCATCATATGGTTTTTTTACGGTTTCCTCATTAAGGACTTCTACATTGCG TTGCCAAACATCCTTGGATTTGCATTCGGAATAGTTCAGATGATATTGTACGTAATTTACAATCATTTATCAAAGAAAAGGCAAAACAGTAACAAAATTGGTGATGATCTCATGATTAAAAAAGCCGATATCATACAACTTCAAGAGTTGGCCATTAATATTAATCTTGGAAAAATTGAGCCACAAAACAAGCCAGCTGAAGTTATTGAAATTATTCTTGAAGAAATGGTTGATGTGAACAACAATGATAACGAGGATAGTAACAATATTGTTAACGAGGTTGATAAAAAAGCGGCCAATGGCGAAGTGCCACGTGGAGACAATGCATGCTAA